A genomic segment from Tuwongella immobilis encodes:
- a CDS encoding methyltransferase family protein, whose translation MDRFRFAREARPTSRTWILAKTFAQTVIFWSGFLALLPAIIWRLEDHLGLAGWRFSTAWNLPLGCVLFALGGTLGLTSGYRMAIHGKGTPLPMDCARELVLIGPYRYVRNPMAIGGLTQGFAVGLAMGSPAVMLVPFVGGPIWNHWVRPWEEADLERRFGESYRHYRQSVTCWLPRWTGYDPPQFQPASQTNESVPPSESSRQ comes from the coding sequence ATGGATCGATTCCGATTCGCCCGCGAAGCCCGACCCACCTCCCGCACCTGGATTCTCGCCAAAACATTCGCCCAAACGGTAATCTTCTGGAGTGGTTTTCTCGCACTTCTCCCAGCGATCATCTGGCGATTAGAAGACCATCTCGGACTCGCGGGCTGGCGGTTTTCCACCGCATGGAATCTGCCGTTGGGCTGCGTTCTCTTCGCGCTCGGCGGCACACTCGGACTCACAAGCGGCTATCGCATGGCCATCCACGGTAAAGGCACGCCGTTGCCCATGGATTGTGCCCGCGAACTGGTCCTCATCGGCCCATATCGCTATGTTCGCAACCCCATGGCAATTGGTGGGTTAACGCAAGGATTCGCCGTCGGATTAGCGATGGGTTCGCCTGCGGTCATGCTGGTTCCATTCGTTGGCGGGCCGATTTGGAACCACTGGGTTCGCCCCTGGGAAGAAGCCGACTTGGAGCGACGATTCGGAGAATCGTACCGACATTATCGGCAATCGGTGACGTGTTGGTTGCCGCGATGGACGGGATACGATCCCCCACAATTTCAACCGGCAAGCCAGACGAACGAATCCGTTCCCCCCTCCGAATCGTCTCGACAATAG
- a CDS encoding NAD(P)/FAD-dependent oxidoreductase: protein MTRKVVIIGSGPAGWSAAIYAARANLQPLVFEGDGLSEINRQNGTIPLGQLSLTTEVENFASWPSGDIRQYLKTALPPESQPYWVTANKPQPAHGIQGPELMELMRQQAKNFGTEVLSRDIVKVDFSKKPFVMVDHTGETTEAHAIILATGARANYLGLPSEDRFKNQGVSACAVCDGALPRFRNKPLAVIGGGDSAVEEATYLTKFAEKVYLIVRRHELRASKIMQQRALDNPKIDIQWETVVEEVLGSDDAGVTGIRVKNVKSNDIRELPVAGMFCAIGHTPNTKFLDGQLELTDKGYIVWTTRNRTYTSVEGVFAAGDVADDYYRQAISAAGTGCMAALDAERWLAHHNLV, encoded by the coding sequence ATGACTCGCAAGGTTGTGATTATTGGCTCTGGCCCGGCCGGCTGGTCGGCCGCGATTTATGCCGCGCGTGCGAATCTGCAGCCGTTGGTGTTCGAAGGCGATGGCCTGAGCGAAATCAATCGCCAGAACGGCACCATTCCGCTGGGCCAATTGTCGCTGACCACCGAAGTCGAAAACTTCGCCAGTTGGCCATCGGGGGATATTCGTCAGTACCTGAAAACGGCACTGCCTCCCGAATCGCAGCCGTATTGGGTGACGGCCAACAAACCGCAGCCCGCCCACGGCATCCAAGGGCCGGAGTTGATGGAATTGATGCGGCAGCAAGCGAAGAATTTTGGCACGGAAGTGCTGAGCCGCGATATTGTGAAGGTCGATTTCTCCAAGAAGCCGTTTGTGATGGTCGATCACACCGGCGAAACCACGGAAGCCCATGCGATCATTTTGGCCACGGGTGCCCGCGCCAATTATCTCGGCCTGCCCAGCGAAGACCGCTTCAAGAATCAGGGCGTCTCGGCCTGTGCGGTTTGCGATGGCGCGTTGCCGCGATTCCGCAACAAACCGTTGGCGGTGATCGGCGGCGGGGATTCGGCCGTGGAAGAGGCCACCTACTTGACCAAATTCGCCGAGAAGGTCTATCTGATTGTCCGCCGCCATGAATTGCGCGCCAGCAAGATCATGCAACAACGGGCACTCGATAATCCGAAGATCGATATTCAGTGGGAAACTGTGGTTGAAGAAGTGCTGGGCAGCGACGATGCCGGCGTGACCGGAATCCGCGTCAAGAATGTCAAGTCGAACGACATCCGCGAACTGCCGGTCGCCGGGATGTTCTGCGCCATCGGCCACACGCCCAACACCAAGTTCCTGGACGGCCAACTGGAACTGACCGACAAAGGCTACATCGTTTGGACGACCCGCAACCGCACCTACACCAGTGTGGAAGGCGTGTTTGCCGCCGGTGACGTGGCCGACGATTACTATCGCCAAGCGATCAGCGCTGCCGGCACCGGGTGCATGGCCGCACTCGACGCCGAACGCTGGCTGGCCCACCATAATCTGGTGTAA
- the argA gene encoding amino-acid N-acetyltransferase: protein MKQLTDLREILHYVPRFRDRVFVIAIDGSIVASDNFTNLMRDIAILRSLSIEVVLVHGAAWQVTQLAERLSVTPSSVDGIGITDSATLEVSQLAAMRVTQEILEGLAQMDLRGTASNAVVAHPAGILRGVDQQWTGKVERIDTGMLTLMLKHDIVPVLTPLGCDGEGRTYRLNSDTVAVEVAKALNAVKLIFLSSEPGVRRNGTLIRQMNTSEAELLLKSERSGLNVDIASKLEQAIRAAKLGVQRIHIIDGQSQEGLLAEVFSNEGVGTLIHTNEYQSIRQATKRDLLALYGLLKQGMETDELLHRSRAEIERQIQDFFVFETDHHIVACGALHPYPQEQKAELACLYVSERTENQGMGVKLMQYAENRARILGAKTLFCLSTQAINYFVSKGGFTLGTPDDLPPARRAVYDRSGRKSQVLLKSL, encoded by the coding sequence ATGAAGCAATTGACCGATCTACGCGAAATCCTTCACTATGTGCCGCGATTTCGAGATCGTGTGTTCGTCATCGCCATTGATGGCAGCATCGTCGCCAGTGACAACTTCACCAATTTGATGCGAGATATCGCGATTCTTCGCTCACTCTCCATCGAAGTGGTGCTGGTCCATGGCGCTGCCTGGCAAGTCACCCAATTGGCAGAACGCTTGTCGGTGACTCCGTCGAGCGTGGATGGCATTGGCATTACCGATTCTGCGACGCTGGAAGTATCGCAGCTCGCCGCCATGCGCGTCACGCAAGAAATTCTCGAAGGACTCGCGCAGATGGACCTTCGCGGCACCGCCAGCAATGCGGTCGTCGCTCACCCGGCGGGAATCCTGCGCGGAGTCGATCAACAGTGGACCGGCAAAGTCGAGCGGATCGATACTGGCATGCTCACGTTAATGCTCAAGCATGACATTGTGCCAGTCCTTACCCCCTTGGGCTGCGATGGCGAGGGACGCACCTATCGGCTCAATTCCGATACCGTCGCCGTCGAAGTCGCCAAGGCGTTGAACGCCGTCAAACTCATTTTCCTTTCCAGCGAACCGGGCGTCCGTCGAAATGGGACGCTGATTCGGCAAATGAATACTTCGGAAGCCGAGCTGCTGCTCAAGTCCGAACGGTCAGGGCTGAATGTCGATATTGCTTCCAAGCTCGAACAAGCCATTCGGGCGGCCAAACTCGGGGTGCAACGCATTCACATTATTGATGGCCAATCGCAGGAAGGGCTTCTGGCGGAAGTCTTTTCCAACGAAGGAGTTGGGACGCTCATCCACACCAATGAGTACCAATCGATTCGCCAAGCGACCAAGCGCGATCTGCTCGCGCTGTATGGTCTGTTGAAGCAGGGCATGGAAACGGACGAACTCCTGCATCGTTCGAGGGCGGAAATCGAGCGACAGATTCAAGATTTTTTCGTTTTCGAGACGGATCACCACATCGTCGCCTGTGGCGCACTCCACCCGTACCCGCAGGAACAGAAGGCCGAGTTGGCGTGCCTGTATGTCTCGGAACGCACCGAAAATCAGGGCATGGGCGTTAAACTGATGCAGTATGCCGAGAATCGAGCGCGGATTCTTGGTGCGAAGACGCTCTTTTGCTTGTCTACGCAGGCGATCAACTATTTCGTTTCCAAGGGTGGCTTCACGCTGGGCACGCCGGATGATCTCCCCCCGGCGCGTCGTGCGGTTTATGATCGAAGCGGACGCAAATCGCAAGTGTTGCTCAAATCGCTGTGA
- a CDS encoding alpha/beta hydrolase: MTQSRWKKRMLIFIGLFVLGYLGIVIMLLSLENRLVFVVTPASEAWEPKPSEQLQDVWIAMPDGGQIHAWWNPPPAGKRETLLICHGNSGNVSFRGQTMLRFGQELQRGVLLFDYPGYGQSPGEPNEANCYDSATAAFDWLVTQQGIPAEAVTLYGESLGGGVAVEVATRRAHHALVLMKTFTNLPDAAKARYPFVPTHWLMRNRFDSLAKIPTLHQPVLVVGATDDRIVPFRLSERLFAAANEPKQLIPLPGDDHNDPLPPDFLPKLRAFLDAIPAPNAP, from the coding sequence ATGACGCAATCGCGGTGGAAGAAGCGGATGCTGATATTCATCGGACTATTCGTGCTAGGCTATCTGGGGATTGTCATCATGCTGCTTTCGCTGGAAAATCGGCTCGTGTTCGTGGTGACGCCGGCCAGCGAAGCCTGGGAACCCAAGCCCAGCGAACAGTTGCAAGATGTCTGGATTGCCATGCCCGACGGCGGACAGATTCACGCCTGGTGGAATCCGCCGCCAGCAGGCAAACGCGAAACGCTGCTGATTTGCCATGGAAATTCCGGGAATGTCAGCTTCCGGGGGCAGACCATGCTGCGATTCGGCCAGGAATTGCAACGCGGGGTATTGCTATTTGATTATCCCGGATACGGACAATCGCCCGGCGAACCGAACGAAGCCAACTGCTACGATTCCGCCACGGCCGCATTCGATTGGTTGGTCACGCAGCAAGGCATTCCCGCAGAAGCGGTGACGCTGTACGGCGAATCCCTGGGCGGGGGCGTGGCCGTGGAAGTGGCGACCCGCCGCGCGCATCATGCGCTCGTGCTGATGAAGACGTTCACCAACCTGCCCGATGCCGCGAAGGCCCGCTATCCGTTTGTGCCGACACATTGGCTGATGCGGAATCGCTTTGATAGTTTGGCGAAGATTCCGACGCTGCATCAACCCGTGCTGGTAGTCGGGGCAACCGACGATCGCATCGTGCCGTTCCGCCTGTCAGAACGACTGTTTGCCGCCGCCAACGAGCCGAAGCAGCTCATCCCACTGCCGGGAGATGACCACAACGACCCGCTGCCGCCGGATTTTCTGCCGAAACTGCGTGCGTTTCTGGATGCGATTCCCGCTCCCAACGCCCCGTGA
- the lnt gene encoding apolipoprotein N-acyltransferase has product MSSRVLLPACLSAGLLVVSFFPLNWGVFGWIALVPWLMLVPAVSPRRRSWNIYLAGWLGSLLFLVPALQWLRVAHPMMHFTWAGLSLYCSLYFVLSLWLMRRFVARGVPLPVVVPIVWLATEFLRGSIGGGFAWYTLGQTQHDFLPIIQIADVVGMWGVSGLVAAVNGLIAAWLLQSDRVRRWLRIPETPRTPTPFTAPATLRRATIAIVGCWLATFGYGLMQLNHPEFPMGPRVALIQGNLEQGVRIARNANDPDAARNAIREMSNHHVELANQAASAPNPPDVIIWPETSYPLPWVRLPRERPADVAEDLWDDLSYTRNYVRERFIEMGKGWGTHALIGLNGKTLSPTDPKKTLRYNTALLINPEGEPTAYYHKMHRVPFGEYIPFKDSLPFLKWFSPYDYDYGIEAGTEWTQFELPSKGQIYRFGVVICYEDSDPTLARQYNSRVPVDFLVNISNDGWFKGSEEHEQHLAVARFRAVETRRALVRAVNMGVSAVIDGDGRIVALPGDSWATSKAIPAALVADVPIDDRVSFYGQFGDWLPLLCLTAVLAALLLVRDQPQWPGENRPTAATPPSAAKSGVTG; this is encoded by the coding sequence ATGAGCAGTCGAGTGCTGTTGCCCGCGTGTTTGAGTGCCGGATTGCTGGTTGTCAGCTTTTTTCCACTCAATTGGGGCGTGTTCGGCTGGATTGCCCTGGTTCCATGGCTGATGTTGGTGCCCGCCGTCAGCCCCCGCCGCCGATCCTGGAACATCTACCTGGCCGGCTGGCTGGGGAGTCTGCTCTTTCTGGTGCCCGCGCTGCAATGGCTGCGCGTGGCTCACCCGATGATGCACTTCACCTGGGCCGGACTGTCGCTCTATTGTTCGCTCTATTTTGTATTATCGCTCTGGTTGATGCGGCGATTCGTCGCGCGTGGGGTGCCGCTGCCGGTGGTGGTGCCAATCGTCTGGCTGGCGACGGAATTTCTGCGTGGCTCAATCGGTGGCGGCTTCGCCTGGTACACCCTTGGCCAAACGCAGCATGATTTTCTGCCGATTATTCAAATCGCCGATGTCGTCGGCATGTGGGGCGTGAGCGGCTTGGTCGCCGCCGTCAACGGCCTGATCGCCGCGTGGCTGTTGCAATCCGATCGCGTGCGTCGCTGGCTGCGGATTCCCGAAACACCCCGAACGCCCACGCCGTTCACCGCCCCGGCCACACTCCGCCGGGCAACCATCGCCATTGTCGGGTGCTGGCTGGCGACATTCGGTTACGGGCTGATGCAGTTGAATCATCCCGAATTCCCGATGGGGCCACGGGTTGCGCTCATTCAAGGGAATCTGGAGCAAGGCGTTCGCATTGCCCGAAATGCCAACGATCCCGATGCCGCCCGCAATGCCATCCGCGAAATGAGCAACCACCATGTCGAGTTGGCCAATCAAGCGGCGTCGGCCCCGAATCCGCCCGATGTCATCATTTGGCCCGAGACGAGCTACCCGCTCCCCTGGGTGCGACTCCCCCGCGAGCGCCCCGCCGATGTCGCCGAAGATCTCTGGGATGATCTCAGCTATACCCGCAATTACGTCCGCGAGCGATTCATCGAAATGGGCAAAGGCTGGGGCACCCACGCGCTCATTGGCTTGAATGGCAAAACCCTCTCCCCCACGGATCCCAAGAAAACCCTGCGATACAACACCGCCCTGCTCATCAACCCCGAAGGCGAACCGACGGCGTACTATCACAAGATGCACCGCGTTCCATTCGGCGAATACATTCCCTTCAAAGATTCGCTGCCGTTCCTGAAGTGGTTCTCACCGTATGATTACGATTACGGCATCGAAGCGGGCACCGAGTGGACCCAATTCGAACTCCCCAGCAAGGGGCAAATCTACCGCTTCGGCGTCGTGATCTGCTACGAGGATTCCGACCCGACGTTAGCCCGGCAGTACAATTCGCGGGTGCCGGTCGATTTTCTCGTGAATATCTCGAATGACGGCTGGTTCAAAGGCTCCGAAGAGCATGAGCAACATCTCGCCGTCGCCCGATTCCGTGCCGTGGAAACGCGGCGGGCACTGGTGCGTGCGGTGAATATGGGCGTCTCGGCGGTGATCGACGGCGATGGTCGCATTGTCGCGCTGCCGGGCGATTCCTGGGCCACCTCCAAGGCGATTCCAGCGGCGCTGGTGGCGGATGTGCCCATCGACGATCGCGTGAGTTTTTATGGGCAGTTCGGCGACTGGCTGCCGCTTCTGTGTCTGACAGCGGTGCTGGCGGCGCTGCTGCTGGTGCGGGACCAACCCCAATGGCCGGGGGAAAATCGCCCCACGGCTGCGACTCCGCCCTCGGCGGCCAAATCGGGAGTGACCGGATGA
- a CDS encoding molybdopterin molybdotransferase MoeA has translation MLSVAAAREQILANVVRQPPEIGALTSSLLGSVLAEPVTADMDSPPFDKAMMDGFAVRSADCGQFPVTLTIVEEVPAGKSPMLPVGPGQATRIMTGAPIPEGADAVVQVERTEQPDSMHVTLLNGPVTPRQHILDRGREMRAGDVVMPAGQILRAAEYGLFATVGKTAVPVFRSPKVSLLCTGDEVVEANMKRMGSQIRNSNGPMLVMQTVRAGGLPRYLGIAPDRVDVLRSQIREGIDGGEVLVMAGGVSMGMRDLVPEVLADLGVQIHFHKVAMKPGKPLLFGTKGHKLIFGLPGNPVSSFVGFELFVRPALAAMRGVPTTMPKMARLPLAADFRASSDRELYYPAKLEIAEVGFAARPVPWFGSADLRAITAADCLLKLPAGETALTAGQIVDVILTDA, from the coding sequence ATGCTTAGCGTTGCCGCCGCTCGGGAACAAATCTTGGCGAATGTGGTTCGTCAGCCTCCAGAAATTGGCGCGCTCACGTCGTCGCTGTTGGGGAGCGTGTTGGCCGAACCCGTCACCGCCGACATGGATTCCCCCCCGTTCGATAAGGCGATGATGGACGGATTCGCCGTGCGCTCTGCCGATTGTGGCCAATTCCCCGTCACGCTGACGATTGTCGAAGAGGTTCCCGCTGGCAAATCGCCGATGCTTCCGGTTGGCCCCGGCCAGGCGACGCGGATCATGACCGGCGCTCCCATCCCCGAAGGTGCGGATGCCGTCGTGCAAGTCGAACGCACCGAACAACCCGATTCCATGCATGTCACGCTGCTGAATGGCCCAGTGACACCTCGGCAGCATATCCTGGATCGCGGTCGGGAGATGCGTGCCGGCGATGTGGTGATGCCCGCGGGGCAGATCCTGCGTGCGGCGGAATACGGCCTGTTCGCCACGGTGGGCAAAACGGCGGTCCCCGTCTTTCGTTCGCCCAAAGTCAGCCTGCTTTGCACCGGCGATGAAGTCGTGGAAGCAAACATGAAGCGGATGGGCAGCCAAATCCGCAACTCCAACGGTCCCATGCTGGTGATGCAGACGGTGCGGGCGGGTGGACTGCCACGCTATCTGGGCATCGCCCCGGATCGGGTGGATGTGCTGCGCTCGCAGATTCGCGAAGGCATCGACGGCGGCGAAGTGCTGGTGATGGCCGGCGGCGTGTCGATGGGCATGCGCGACCTGGTGCCGGAAGTGCTGGCCGACCTGGGGGTGCAAATCCACTTTCATAAAGTTGCGATGAAGCCTGGGAAACCGCTGCTCTTTGGCACCAAGGGCCATAAACTAATTTTCGGACTCCCGGGAAATCCGGTCAGTTCGTTCGTGGGCTTTGAGTTGTTCGTGCGCCCTGCCCTGGCGGCGATGCGCGGCGTGCCCACGACCATGCCAAAGATGGCCCGACTGCCATTGGCCGCCGATTTTCGGGCCAGTAGCGACCGGGAATTGTACTATCCCGCCAAGCTGGAAATCGCCGAGGTGGGCTTTGCCGCGCGACCGGTCCCCTGGTTTGGCTCGGCAGATCTGCGGGCGATCACCGCGGCGGACTGCCTGCTGAAACTCCCCGCCGGGGAAACCGCCTTGACGGCGGGACAGATTGTCGATGTCATTCTGACCGATGCGTGA
- a CDS encoding putative ABC transporter permease subunit has product MNQANLPTVIPATPHEERSYDNQGQAFQRIRWRMFRNATTQWFGGSRIRLITMILSSLMVWAFVFAISWFGFHELVVRRIPGAGNIVGILFDLLFFALGGMLVFSTGLILYASLFSSVESRFLLCSAARADQIFASKYQSALIFASWAFVVLCSPILLSHGIVFQSPWYAYVALPFYFVGFVILPGAVGGILAILAVNYLPKKRSSLIALLITVGVLLLALWGARTLLSLRGISVNTTSGQRDALQTLVDQFALTQHWLMPSHWMAQGVLAMSRGELELGMYRLTLLWSNGLFAFLIAAWVAKRLYRRGYNRIATGGAANRKHGTIWMDRLLDATVSWLHPQIRKLILKDFRSFRRDPSQWGQLLLFAGLLGLYVLNSRRFYQNDFGRPFANWISLLNLSAMGLLLCAYLGRFIYPMLSLEGRKFWILGLLPLSRDRLLWGKFLFAFTGTVVFAVFLTAMSDLMLNVGFVAIGVHVLTVICLALGLSGLSVGLGACMPNFRETDPSKIVIGFGGTVNMIVSLGYLVLMVSVMALPYHLAEAARLASRGENGMLPVWGFLGLPLGVIGCALATWLPMHYGAKNLRKMEF; this is encoded by the coding sequence ATGAATCAAGCGAATCTGCCGACCGTCATTCCCGCAACTCCTCACGAGGAGCGAAGTTACGACAACCAGGGGCAAGCGTTCCAACGGATTCGTTGGCGCATGTTCCGGAACGCGACCACGCAATGGTTTGGCGGTTCGCGGATTCGGCTCATCACCATGATTCTCAGTTCGCTCATGGTGTGGGCCTTCGTGTTTGCGATTTCGTGGTTCGGATTTCATGAGTTGGTGGTGCGACGGATTCCCGGGGCGGGGAATATCGTGGGCATCCTCTTTGATCTGCTGTTTTTCGCACTGGGGGGGATGCTCGTCTTCTCCACGGGATTGATTCTGTACGCCAGCCTGTTTAGCTCGGTGGAATCGCGGTTTTTGCTCTGCTCGGCGGCGCGGGCGGATCAGATATTTGCCTCGAAATATCAATCCGCGCTCATCTTCGCCAGTTGGGCGTTTGTGGTGCTGTGTAGCCCGATTTTGCTGTCGCACGGCATCGTCTTTCAATCACCCTGGTATGCCTATGTAGCGTTGCCGTTCTACTTCGTCGGCTTCGTGATTCTGCCCGGCGCGGTGGGTGGCATTCTGGCGATTCTGGCGGTGAATTACCTGCCCAAGAAACGCAGCTCGCTGATTGCACTGCTGATTACCGTCGGCGTGTTGCTGCTGGCATTGTGGGGGGCTCGCACGCTGCTTTCGCTGCGTGGAATCTCGGTCAACACCACCAGCGGCCAACGCGACGCCCTGCAAACACTCGTCGATCAATTCGCGCTCACCCAGCATTGGCTCATGCCCAGTCATTGGATGGCCCAAGGGGTGCTGGCCATGTCGCGGGGCGAGTTGGAATTGGGGATGTATCGGCTGACACTGCTGTGGAGCAATGGGCTGTTCGCCTTCCTGATTGCTGCATGGGTGGCCAAGCGATTATATCGTCGTGGGTATAACCGCATTGCGACCGGCGGCGCGGCCAACCGGAAGCATGGCACGATCTGGATGGATCGACTGCTCGATGCCACCGTTTCGTGGCTGCATCCGCAGATTCGCAAGCTCATTTTGAAGGACTTTCGCAGCTTCCGACGCGACCCCTCCCAATGGGGGCAATTGCTGCTATTCGCGGGCCTGTTGGGGCTGTATGTGCTGAATTCGCGGCGATTTTATCAGAACGATTTCGGCCGCCCGTTCGCCAACTGGATTAGCCTGCTGAACCTCTCCGCCATGGGGTTGCTACTGTGTGCCTATCTGGGCCGATTCATCTATCCGATGCTGTCGCTGGAAGGGCGCAAGTTTTGGATTTTGGGCCTGCTGCCGCTCTCCCGCGATCGCTTGCTGTGGGGGAAATTCCTCTTCGCCTTCACGGGCACGGTCGTGTTCGCGGTGTTCCTGACGGCAATGTCGGATCTGATGCTGAATGTCGGGTTCGTTGCCATTGGGGTGCATGTGCTCACGGTGATCTGTCTGGCCTTGGGATTGAGCGGGCTGAGCGTCGGTCTGGGGGCGTGCATGCCGAATTTCCGCGAGACGGACCCCAGCAAAATCGTCATCGGCTTTGGTGGCACGGTCAACATGATTGTCAGCCTGGGCTACCTGGTGCTGATGGTCTCGGTGATGGCGTTGCCGTACCACCTGGCGGAAGCCGCGCGGTTGGCCTCACGCGGGGAAAACGGCATGCTCCCGGTGTGGGGGTTCCTGGGGTTGCCGCTGGGCGTGATCGGCTGCGCGTTGGCGACTTGGCTCCCGATGCATTACGGGGCGAAAAATCTGCGAAAGATGGAGTTTTAA
- a CDS encoding ABC transporter ATP-binding protein produces MIEIIGVNKHYGDKMAVRDLNLIIPAGELFAFLGPNGAGKTTTIKMICGLLFPSTGSVRVGGYDVQSQGDLARQLISYVPDQPYLYEKLTGREFLQFICDLYGLEPAVSRERIEAMIAMFSLEAFVDELTERYSHGMRQRTVFAAALVHEPKILIVDEPTVGLDPKSIRLLKDILRNEAKKGTTVFLSTHSLDIAQELADRIGIIEHGRLISCGTLESLRKQASLDGNLEDVFLKITEEAAEESTASVTGGGGVPTTGTGAV; encoded by the coding sequence ATGATCGAAATCATCGGTGTCAACAAGCATTATGGCGACAAAATGGCCGTGCGGGATCTGAATTTGATCATCCCGGCGGGGGAATTGTTCGCCTTTCTGGGGCCCAACGGCGCGGGCAAGACAACCACCATCAAAATGATCTGCGGGCTGCTGTTTCCCAGCACTGGCAGCGTTCGCGTGGGTGGGTACGATGTGCAGTCGCAAGGCGATTTGGCGCGGCAACTGATTAGCTATGTGCCAGATCAACCGTATCTGTACGAGAAACTCACCGGGCGGGAATTCCTGCAATTTATCTGCGATTTGTACGGTCTGGAACCCGCCGTCAGCCGCGAGCGAATCGAGGCGATGATCGCCATGTTTTCGCTGGAGGCGTTTGTCGATGAGTTAACCGAACGCTACTCGCACGGGATGCGACAGCGGACAGTGTTCGCGGCGGCGCTCGTTCATGAGCCGAAAATTCTCATCGTCGATGAGCCGACCGTCGGGTTGGACCCCAAGAGCATTCGCCTGCTGAAGGATATTCTGCGAAACGAGGCCAAGAAGGGAACCACAGTGTTCCTTTCCACGCACTCGCTGGATATTGCCCAGGAATTGGCGGATCGCATTGGCATCATCGAGCATGGTCGGCTGATTAGTTGCGGCACGCTGGAATCGCTGCGCAAACAGGCATCGCTGGATGGCAACTTGGAAGATGTCTTCCTGAAGATCACCGAAGAGGCCGCCGAAGAATCGACGGCGAGCGTCACCGGCGGCGGCGGCGTTCCCACCACCGGAACAGGGGCGGTCTAA
- a CDS encoding RNA-directed DNA polymerase yields the protein MTETTQVGDLNAVDRSVLEMSSAEARKFFLKSESYCNIGLPSYIDFCGILSSANDALLDKNSFDVCQKAKDCDDVNYTIVSNKDGRYAWRPFQLIHPVIYIALVDTITREDNWLMIGNRFKQLQSKYIECLSLPREAAGRKKDKAAQITFWWQQIEQKSIELALEYNYVFFADITDCYASIYTHSIAWAMHGKPFAKKNRRDNRLIGNAIDVLLQNMRYGQTNGIAQGSVLMDFVSEIVLAYADNQLEEELKSNGVVKYKILRYRDDYRCFVDNPQTGEVILKALTKVLIDLGLKLNTNKTTNSESIISSVIKPDKLKWMRSRQYSEDMQKNLLLIHEHGVEFPNAGSVTKALVDLHERIYSAESITSPLVLISVVVDIAVTSPHCFPVCAGILSKLLSVLDRDSTRLEVMEKIKNRMRQFPNTGHMEIWLQRVSYPICQNSDYQESICRIVKKESVCLWGNDWITDSNLKSSIDPALIVNHVELDGMNRIIVPREINLFFY from the coding sequence ATGACCGAGACGACTCAGGTGGGCGATCTAAATGCTGTAGATCGCTCGGTTCTCGAAATGAGCTCGGCCGAGGCAAGAAAGTTCTTTCTAAAATCTGAGAGCTATTGTAATATTGGGTTGCCCAGTTATATTGATTTTTGCGGTATTCTTAGTTCGGCTAATGATGCTCTCTTAGACAAGAATTCGTTTGATGTGTGTCAAAAAGCCAAAGATTGTGATGATGTGAATTATACAATTGTCTCAAATAAGGATGGTCGATATGCTTGGAGGCCTTTTCAACTAATCCATCCCGTGATTTATATTGCTTTGGTTGATACTATTACTCGGGAAGATAACTGGTTGATGATCGGTAATCGATTTAAGCAGTTGCAGTCGAAATACATTGAGTGTCTGAGCCTGCCACGAGAAGCCGCAGGAAGAAAAAAAGACAAAGCTGCTCAGATTACATTTTGGTGGCAACAAATCGAGCAAAAATCAATTGAGCTTGCACTTGAGTATAATTATGTGTTCTTTGCGGATATAACGGATTGTTATGCGTCGATCTATACGCATTCAATTGCCTGGGCAATGCATGGAAAACCTTTTGCAAAGAAAAATCGACGGGATAATCGGCTGATAGGAAATGCTATCGATGTTCTTCTCCAGAATATGCGGTATGGACAGACGAATGGTATTGCTCAAGGCTCAGTTTTAATGGATTTTGTATCTGAAATTGTCTTGGCATATGCAGATAATCAGTTGGAAGAGGAACTGAAAAGCAATGGAGTAGTCAAGTATAAGATACTTCGGTATAGGGATGATTATCGTTGTTTTGTCGATAATCCCCAAACTGGGGAAGTGATTCTCAAAGCATTGACAAAAGTTCTTATTGATCTTGGGCTTAAGTTAAACACGAATAAAACAACAAATTCTGAATCAATCATCTCTTCAGTGATTAAGCCTGATAAGCTCAAATGGATGCGGTCGCGTCAGTATTCTGAGGATATGCAGAAGAATCTTTTGTTAATTCATGAACATGGAGTTGAGTTTCCCAATGCAGGAAGTGTGACTAAAGCACTTGTTGATCTCCATGAACGAATTTACTCTGCGGAATCGATCACTAGCCCATTGGTTTTAATTAGTGTAGTTGTTGATATTGCTGTGACAAGTCCGCATTGTTTTCCAGTTTGTGCTGGAATATTGAGTAAACTGCTTAGTGTTCTTGATAGAGATAGCACTCGACTGGAAGTTATGGAGAAAATTAAAAATCGAATGCGGCAGTTTCCGAATACAGGTCATATGGAGATATGGCTGCAACGAGTTAGCTATCCGATTTGTCAAAATTCAGATTATCAGGAGTCTATTTGTCGCATTGTCAAGAAAGAGTCTGTGTGTCTGTGGGGAAATGATTGGATTACAGATTCAAATTTGAAATCATCAATTGATCCCGCCTTGATTGTGAATCACGTAGAATTAGATGGAATGAATAGAATCATTGTTCCAAGAGAAATTAATCTTTTCTTCTATTAA